One genomic region from Pseudoduganella dura encodes:
- a CDS encoding succinylglutamate desuccinylase: protein MAESLKDALPAPGGKEHALPAPVRALAEADFSAVARAFGAVGFAVAEPADGILTLRRPGEQRPAVLLSVGVHGDETGPIELTAYLLDALAKEPGALAVDLMVCVGSIGAIRAGKRFIDADLNRMFRAERGSLAGTAEAARADEMIAATVAFFAEAGPERWHLDLHTAIRASYYPTFAIVPELIEASAQARLIGWLGEAGIGAVIMNQASAGTYSYYSAEHHGAAGSTVELGRIGTLGRNDLAQFAAASNALDRLLRGLPPQPAASAPHVFRVAQNIIKLSDGLTMAFGKETQNFTPLKQGDEIARDGDTVYTVRHAEEFVVFPNPDVRIGLRAGMMVVRIG, encoded by the coding sequence ATGGCGGAGTCGTTGAAAGACGCACTGCCTGCGCCAGGAGGTAAAGAACATGCACTGCCTGCCCCAGTGCGGGCCCTGGCGGAGGCCGATTTCTCGGCCGTCGCCAGGGCCTTCGGCGCCGTCGGCTTCGCGGTGGCCGAGCCGGCGGACGGCATCCTGACGCTCCGCCGGCCCGGGGAACAACGGCCGGCCGTGCTGCTGTCGGTCGGCGTGCACGGCGACGAGACGGGACCGATCGAGCTGACCGCCTACCTGCTCGACGCCCTGGCGAAGGAGCCCGGCGCGCTGGCCGTGGACCTGATGGTGTGCGTCGGCAGCATCGGCGCGATCCGCGCCGGCAAGCGCTTCATCGATGCCGACCTGAACCGGATGTTCCGCGCCGAGCGGGGCAGCCTGGCCGGCACCGCCGAAGCGGCACGGGCGGACGAGATGATCGCCGCCACCGTGGCCTTCTTCGCGGAGGCGGGCCCCGAGCGCTGGCACCTCGACCTGCACACGGCGATCCGCGCGTCGTACTACCCCACGTTCGCGATCGTGCCGGAACTGATCGAGGCATCCGCGCAGGCACGGCTGATCGGCTGGCTGGGCGAAGCGGGGATCGGCGCCGTCATCATGAACCAGGCCTCGGCCGGCACGTACAGTTACTACAGCGCCGAGCACCACGGCGCCGCCGGCAGCACGGTGGAGCTGGGCCGGATCGGCACGCTGGGGCGCAACGACCTCGCGCAATTCGCCGCCGCGTCGAACGCGCTCGACCGGCTGCTGCGCGGGCTGCCGCCGCAGCCGGCGGCCAGCGCGCCGCACGTATTCCGCGTGGCGCAAAACATCATCAAGCTGTCCGACGGTTTGACGATGGCCTTCGGCAAGGAGACGCAGAACTTCACGCCGTTAAAGCAGGGCGATGAAATCGCCCGCGACGGCGATACCGTCTACACCGTGCGGCATGCCGAGGAATTCGTCGTGTTTCCCAACCCCGACGTGCGTATCGGCCTGCGCGCCGGGATGATGGTGGTGCGCATCGGCTAG
- a CDS encoding NADH:flavin oxidoreductase/NADH oxidase yields MSQLFSPTTLGQLQLKNRIAIAPMCQYSAVDGLATDWHMIHLGNLALSGAALLMLEATAVSPEGRISAYDLGLWSDEHVQALQPVVAAIRRHSPIRLAVQIAHAGRKASSAVPWEGGANIAPEHGGWQTVAPSAVPHADGETVPLALDEAGLAKVKADFVATARRVHALGIEAIELHGAHGYLLHQFLSPLSNQRTDRYGGSLENRMRFPLEVFAAVREAVPREVAVGVRISASDWVEGGWDVAQSVVFANALKALGTDFMHVSSGGVSPRQKIPVGPGYQIGFAERIRRETGLPTIGVGLITEPEQAESIVLQGQADMVALARGILYDPRWPWHAAAKLGAQVDAPPQYWRSQPHNLKQLFGETRLGQR; encoded by the coding sequence ATGAGCCAGCTTTTCTCGCCGACCACCCTCGGCCAGTTGCAACTGAAGAACCGCATCGCGATCGCGCCGATGTGCCAGTACTCCGCCGTCGATGGCCTTGCCACCGACTGGCACATGATCCATCTCGGCAACCTGGCACTGTCCGGCGCCGCGCTGCTGATGCTGGAAGCCACCGCCGTGTCGCCCGAAGGCCGCATTTCGGCATACGACCTGGGCCTGTGGTCCGACGAACACGTGCAGGCGCTGCAGCCGGTCGTGGCGGCGATCCGCAGGCATTCGCCGATCCGCCTCGCGGTTCAGATCGCGCATGCCGGCCGCAAGGCATCGTCCGCCGTGCCGTGGGAAGGCGGCGCCAATATCGCGCCGGAACATGGCGGCTGGCAAACCGTTGCCCCCTCCGCGGTGCCGCATGCCGATGGCGAAACGGTGCCGCTGGCGCTCGACGAGGCCGGCCTTGCCAAGGTCAAGGCAGACTTCGTTGCGACCGCGCGTCGCGTGCATGCGCTCGGCATCGAAGCGATCGAACTGCATGGCGCGCACGGCTACCTGCTGCACCAATTCCTGTCGCCGCTGTCCAACCAGCGTACGGACCGATACGGCGGTTCGCTGGAAAACCGGATGCGTTTCCCGCTTGAAGTATTTGCCGCGGTGCGCGAGGCAGTGCCCCGCGAGGTTGCCGTGGGCGTGCGCATCTCGGCTTCCGACTGGGTCGAGGGCGGCTGGGACGTGGCGCAGAGCGTGGTGTTCGCCAACGCATTGAAGGCGCTGGGCACCGACTTCATGCACGTTTCCAGCGGCGGTGTGTCGCCGCGGCAGAAGATCCCGGTCGGCCCCGGCTACCAGATCGGCTTTGCCGAACGCATCCGTCGCGAAACGGGCTTGCCGACGATCGGCGTGGGCCTGATCACGGAACCCGAACAGGCCGAGTCGATCGTGCTGCAGGGCCAGGCGGACATGGTGGCGCTGGCCCGCGGCATCCTGTACGATCCGCGCTGGCCGTGGCATGCCGCCGCCAAGCTGGGCGCGCAGGTGGACGCGCCGCCGCAATACTGGCGCAGCCAGCCGCACAACCTGAAACAGCTGTTCGGAGAAACGCGTTTGGGACAGCGCTGA